The window GGCATCCGGGCGCTGGATGCCGCCGTGGCCGCGCAAGACGACTGGGCGGCCACGCCGCCCCGTCGCCGCAGCGACATCCTGCATCGGGCGTGGGAGCTTGTGCAGGAGCACAAGGACGATCTCGCGCTTCTGATGACGCTCGAGATGGGCAAGCCCCTGGCCGAGTCGGCCGGCGAGGTCGTCTACGGTGGCGAGTTCCTGCGGTGGTTCAGCGAAGAGGCCGTGCGCATCAACGGGCGGTACGGGCTGAACCCCGAGGGCACGGGGCGCATGATCGTCTCGCAGCGCCCGGTCGGCCCGTCGTTCTTCATCACACCGTGGAACTTCCCGTTCGCGATGGCCACCCGCAAGATCGCGCCGGCCCTGGCCGCCGGATGCACTGTCGTGGTCAAGCCCGCGCAGCTCACACCGCTGACGACGATGTTCTTCGCCACGTTGCTGCAAGAGGCCGGTCTTCCCGCGGGTGTCGTCAACATCGTCTCCACGACCACCTCGGGCAAGGTCTCGGGCCCGATCATCGCCGACCCGCGCCTGCGCAAGCTGTCGTTCACCGGCTCGACCGAGGTCGGGCGCCGGCTCATCGCCGACGCGGCGCAGAACGTCTTGCGTGTGTCGATGGAGCTCGGCGGCAATGCGCCGTTCGTGGTCTTCGATGATGCCGACCTCGACAAGGCGGTCGACGGGGCGATGGCAGCGAAGTTCCGCAACATCGGGCAGGCCTGCACCGCCGCCAACCGCTTCATCGTGCACGAGTCGATCGCTGACCGGTTCGCGAACCGCCTCACCGAACGGGTGAAGGCGATGAAGATCGGCCGTGGCACCGAAGAAGGCGTCACTATCGGCCCGCTCATCGACGGGGACGCCGTCGCCAAGGCGGGAGCCCTGGTCGCTGACGCCGTGCATCGCGGTGCCATCGTGCACACCGGCGGTTCGGCGATCGAGTCCGAGGGCACGTTCTTCCAGCCCACCGTGATCAGCGACGTGCAGGGCGGCAGCGACATCCTGCGCGAAGAGATCTTCGGACCGGTGCTGGCCATCGCCACGTTCCGTGATGAAGACGAGGCGGTGCGCCTGGCCAACGACACCCAGTTCGGTCTTGTCTCGTACGTGTTCACCGAGGACCTTGCACGCGGACACCGCATGATCGACCGTCTCGAGTCGGGGATGATGGGCCTGAACGTCGGCGTGATCTCCAATGCCGCCGCACCCTTCGGCGGGGTGAAGCAGTCGGGGCTCGGGCGCGAGGGCGGCGCCGAGGGCATCCACGAGTATCTGTCCACGAAGTACACGATGATCCCCGTCGACCCGGGAATCCCGTCATGACCGACTACGCCGTCGTCAATCCCGCCACCGGCGAGACCCTTGCCACCTACGACACTTTCACCGATGCCCAGGTCGATGCGGCTGTCGCATCGGCGGATGCCGCCTTCCGCGCCTGGTCGCGCACGCCGGTGGCCGAGCGGGCCGCAGCGGTGCGTCGCATCGCGCAGATGCATCGCGATCGTCGTGACGAGTTCGCCGACATCATCGTGCGTGAGATGGGCAAACCGCGCACGGCGGCGCTCGGCGAGGTCGATTTCGCGGCCGACATCATCGAGTACTACGCCGATCACGCCGACCAGATCACCGCCGATCGGCCGATCGACATCGTCGGGGACGGGTCCGCGGTCATCCGGCGGTCGCCCCTCGGTGTGTTGCTGGGCATCATGCCGTGGAACTTCCCCGCCTACCAGGTGGCGCGCTTCGCGGCGCCCAACCTCGTGCTCGGCAACACGATCCTCCTCAAGCATGCGCCGCAGTGTCCGCAGTCGGCGGCGCTGCTCGAGGAGATCTACGAGGCGGCGGGACTGCCCGCCGGCGGGTATGTCAACGTGTATGCGAGCAACGAACAGGCCGCCCGCATCATCGCCGACCCGCGTGTGCAGGGCGTGTCGGTGACCGGTTCGGAGCGCGCAGGTGCTGCCGTGGCCGAGGCGGCCGGCCGCCATCTGAAGAAGGTCGCACTCGAACTGGGCGGTTCAGACCCCTTCCTCGTGCTGTCCACCGACGATCTCGACGCGACGGTGCAGGCTGCCGTCGACGCGCGGCTCGACAACAACGGGCAGAGCTGCAACGGCGCCAAGCGGTTCATCGTCGTCGACGAGCTTTACGACGACTTCGTGCAGCGTTTCACCGCCGCGATGGGCCGCATCGAGGCATCCGACCCGACATCCGACGACACGGTCCTCGGGCCGCTGTCATCCGAAGCGGCAGCCGCGCGCCTGCAGGAGCAGATCGACGGCGCGCTCGCGCAGGGAGCCACGCTGCTGCTGGGCGGTCAGCGAACGGGTACCTACTTCCCGCCCACTGTGCTGGCCGATGTCACGCCCGAGATGGACGTATATCGGCAGGAGCTGTTCGGCCCGGCTGCGGTGGTCTACCGGGTCGCCGGTGAAGACGAGGCCGTCGCGCTGGCCAACGACACGCCGTTCGGCCTCGGTTCGTACGTGTTCACGACCGACCCCGAGCAGGCCCAGCGCGTGGCCGACGGCATCAGCGCCGGCATGGTCTATGTGAACCTCGTGCTCGCCGACAGCCCGGAACTGCCCTTCGGCGGGGTCAAGCGCAGCGGCACCTCGCGTGAACTGGGACTGTTGGCGGCCGACGAGTTCGTCAACAAGAAGCTCGTGCGCGTCGGCCCATAGCCGAGTGTTCTCGTGGGGTGCCTGAGCCGGCGGATGCCGCAGCTTCGGCGAATCGCCCGAGACTGCGGTCCGGTTCGCGCCCCGCGAGGGCATGCCCTACACTGGAGGGGCAGCTGAAACTGCATTCTTTCGCCGTGCCCGGGTTCTCGGGCAGACCCCACGTTCACGGACACGGTGCAGGATTGCGGTCGCAGCGAGATCCTTCCGGGTCTCTAGGGCGGTAGCTCAATTGGCAGAGCAGCGGTCTCCAAAACCGCAGGTTGCAGGTTCGATTCCTGTCCGCCCTGCGCGTCAGCGCATGCTGGCAATACGAAGACGATTCAGGTGGAGTCGATGGTCCAGGACGAGCCGAACGGCGAGATCGTCGCCGCAAGCGACCGGCCGCGCGAGAAGAAGCCCAACTTCTTCCAGCGCATCGCCATCTTCATCCGCCAGGTCTTCGCCGAACTTCGCAAGGTCGTCACGCCGACCCGCCAGGAGCTGGGCAAGTACTCGCTGGTCTCGCTGGGATTCGTCGTCGTGATGATGGCCATCGTCTACGGACTCGACGTGCTGTTCGTCTGGATGGTCAATTGGGTGTTCGGCACCCCGGGTGGCGCGTGATCCGCGCGTGACGCGCGGTTCCCGGCCCCTATCAACGGAAGAGAATCAAGTGCCAGACAGATACACCGACGACGCCGATTGGGCGACCGCCGCCGAGCAGTCCAGCGAGGACGACGAGGCGCAGGACGGCCCCGTGCTTGAGGCGCAGCAGCGCTCGGCCGACGCCGCGGAGCACACCGCTCTCCATGTCGAGGAGGAGAGCGACGACGACGGCGCAGACGACGAACTCGACGACATCGACATCGAAGACCCGGAGGCGGACGCGATCGTGAACGACGCACTGCACATCGACGAGACGGCCGAGGCCGAGGCTGCGGCCGAAGTGCTCACCGACGACGCCGCAGACGAGCAGCAGCGCCGCGCCGCTGAGGCTGACGACGAGGTGGCCCCGTACGATGGGCCCGACGTGAACGGCGAAGAAGACCGCCCGGTTCTCGACGAGGAATTCGTCGACGAGGTGGATGCCGCATCAGCGGTGGTCGACGAGGCCGAAGAAGACGCCGCTGACGAGGAAGACCCCTACGAGGCCTTCCGTGCCGAGCTGCGTTCGCTGCCGGGAAAGTGGTATGTCATCCACTCGTACGCCGGCTTCGAGCGCAAGGTGAAGGCCAACATCGAGCAGCGCAAGTCGACGCTCGAGGTCGAAGACGACATCTACCAGATCGAGGTCCCCATGGAGGACGTCGTCGAGATCAAGAACGGGCAGCGCAAGATGGTCACGCGCGTCCGGATTCCCGGCTACGTGCTCGTGCGCATGGAGCTCAACGAAGACACCTGGTCGGTCGTGCGGCACACGCCCGGTGTGACCGGCTTCGTCGGCAACGCGCACAACCCCACGCCGCTGCGCTTCGAAGAGGCCTTCACGATGCTGAAGTCGCTCGTCGAGGTCAAGGAGGTCGCTCCGGCCAAGGGCGCCGCTGCCAAGGGCGGTCAGGCCGCTGCGCGCGTCATCCCCGCCGAGATCGACTTCGAGGTCGGCGAGACCATCACGATCAAGGACGGCTCGTTCGCGGGCCTGCCGGGCACGATCAGCGAGATCAAGCCCGAGAGCGGCAAGCTCACCGTGCTGGTCTCGCTGTTCGAGCGCGAGACCCCGGTCGAGCTGAGCTTCGACCAGGTCACAAAGATGTTGTAGCGGCTCGAAGCCCCACAGACACCGCACCCCGGAACCGCCGGGTCTGCGGGAGAGCGGATGCCTCGCGGCATCCGATTCGTTGAAAGGAAAGAAATGGCACCGAAGAAGAAGGTGACCGGCCTGATCAAGCTTCAGATCAACGCCGGTGCAGCCAACCCGGCGCCGCCGATCGGGCCCGCGCTCGGTCAGCATGGCGTCAACATCATGGAGTTCTGCAAGGCGTACAACGCGGCGACCGAGTCGCAGCGCGGCAACGTCATCCCCGTGGAGATCACCGTCTACGAGGACCGCAGCTTCACGTTCGTTCTGAAGACCCCGCCGGCCGCCGAGCTCATCAAGAAGGCCGCAGGCGTGGCGAAGGGCTCGTCCGTTCCGCACACCGACAAGGTCGGCAAGCTCACCAAGGAGCAGGTCCGACAGATCGCCGAGACCAAGCAGCCCGACCTGAACGCGAACGACATCGAGGCAGCCTCGAAGATCATCGCCGGCACCGCCCGTTCCATGGGCATCACGGTCGAGGACTGAGGGGAGTAACGAACATGGCTACCAAGTCCAAGGCCTACAAGGCCGCCGCTGAGAAGGTCGGCACCGACAAGTTCTACACGCCCACCGAGGCCGTCGCGCTCGCGAAGGAGACCGGGTCGAAGAAGTTCGACTCGACCGTCGAGGTCGCCCTCAAGCTCTCGGTCGACCCGCGCAAGGCTGACCAGATGGTGCGCGGCACCGTCATGCTGCCGCACGGCACGGGCAAGACCGCCCGCGTCATCGTGTTCGCCAACGGTCCGGCCGCCGAGGCGGCCATCGCCGCCGGCGCCGATGAGGTCGGCAGCACCGAGCTCATCGAGAAGGTCGCCGCCGGCTGGACCGACTTCGACGCGGCCGTGGCCACCCCCGAGCTCATGGGCCAGGTTGGTCGTCTCGGCAAGGTGCTGGGCCCCCGCGGCCTGATGCCGAACCCGAAGACCGGCACCGTGACCCCCAACCCGGCCAAGGCCGTTGAGGAGATCAAGGGCGGCAAGATCGAGTTCCGCGTCGACAAGCACGCCAACGTGCACTTCATCGTCGGCAAGGCCTCGTTCACTGCCGAGCAGCTTGACGAGAACCTGAAGACCGCGCTCGAAGAGATCGTGCGTCTCAAGCCCGCCAGCTCGAAGGGCCGCTACATCCAGAAGGGCGCCGTGTCGACCACGTTCGGCCCCGGCATCCCGCTGGACGTCAACGCCATCTGAGCCTGACGCTCACGAAGGACCCCGCCTCACGGTGGGGTCCTTCGTCGTTGCCGGCAACAGTGCGTAACGCATGTGCCGAGAGAACGCGGCGCGTGCTGTACTGAGTCGTCGCCGTGGTCCACCCCGCCACGCAGCGTTCACACGCCCCATACGAAGGAACCGCATGTCTCGTCGCTCGATCCTGGCCGCCACCCTCGCCGTCACCGCAGCGCTTGCGCTCAGCGCGTGCAGCACCTCGGCTACTCCGGCGTCCTCGGCAGCCGCCGGTGGCGAAGATCTCGGCCTCGTGAAGGCCGGCACCCTCACCGTCGCGACCGAGGGCACGTACCGCCCGTTCAGCTACCACGACGAGTCGGGCAAGCTCGTCGGCTTCGACGTCGAGATCGCTGAGGCGGTCGCCAAGAAGCTGGGCCTGAAGGTCTCTTTCCAAGAAACCCAGTGGGACGCGATCTTCGCCGGCCTGGATGCCGGCCGATTCGACCTGATCGCGAATCAGGTGTCGATCAACGCCGAACGCGAGGCGAAGTACCTCTTCAGCGAGCCGTACACCGTCTCGCCGGGCGTCATCATCGTGAAAGACACCGACGACTCGATCTCGAGCTTCGACGACCTCAAGGGCAAGACCACGGCGCAGTCGCTCACCAGCAACTGGTACGAGCTGGCGCAGGACCACGGCGCGAAGGTAGAAGCGGTCGAAGGGTGGGCGCAGGCGGTTTCACTGCTCGAGCAGGGCCGCGTGGACGCGACGATCAACGACAAGCTGACCTATCTCGACTACGTGAACACCAAGGGGTCCACCGGTCTGAAGATCGCGGCTGAGACCGACGACCCCGCAAAGAGCGCGTTCGCCCTCACGAAGAAGAAGACGGCGCTGGTCGATGCCATTGATGATGCGCTCACCGAACTGCGCGCCGACGGCACGCTGACCACGATCAGCAAGAAGTACTTCGGCACCGACGTCACCCAGTGAGGCGTATCCCGCTCGAGCCGGCCGACGGCCGTCTCGCAGAGAGCGGGTCTGACGTGAGGCGAAGGGAGTGCCCGTGAACGATACCTGGAAGCTGGTTCTTGACTCGTTCTGGCCGCTCGTCCTCGCCGGTCTGCGCGGCACCATCCCGCTGGCACTGGCGTCGTTCGCGATCGGCCTCGTGCTCGCGCTGGGGATCGCGCTCATGCGCATTTCGACGAATCCGGTCGTGTCTGGTATTGCACGACTGTACGTCTCGGTGATCCGCGGCACCCCGCTGCTGGTGCAGCTGTTCGTGATCTTCTACGGGCTGCCGCAGCTGGACATCCGCATCGATCCCTGGCCAGCGGCGATCATCGCGTTCTCGGTGAATGTGGGCGGCTACGCAGCCGAGGTCATTCGCGCCGCGATCCTCTCCGTTCCCAAGGGCCAGTGGGAAGCGGGCTTCATCGTCGGCCTTTCGCGAACGAAGACGCTGCAGCGCATCATCCTTCCGCAGGCCGCGCGCGTCTCGGTTCCGCCGCTGTCGAACACCTTCATCTCGCTCGTGAAGGACACATCGCTCGCCTCGCTCATCCTCGTCACCGAGCTGTTCCGCGTCGCGCAGAACATCGCGGCATTCTCGTACGAGTTCATGATCGTCTATCTGGAGGCCGCGTTTATCTACTGGATCTTCTGTCTTGTGCTCTCGACCGGGCAGAGCGCGCTGGAGAAGAGGCTGGATCG is drawn from Microbacterium protaetiae and contains these coding sequences:
- a CDS encoding NAD-dependent succinate-semialdehyde dehydrogenase, producing the protein MTAEQEAELLSRVPTGLFIGGEWIDAEGGKTFDVHDPATNAVVHTIADASPADGIRALDAAVAAQDDWAATPPRRRSDILHRAWELVQEHKDDLALLMTLEMGKPLAESAGEVVYGGEFLRWFSEEAVRINGRYGLNPEGTGRMIVSQRPVGPSFFITPWNFPFAMATRKIAPALAAGCTVVVKPAQLTPLTTMFFATLLQEAGLPAGVVNIVSTTTSGKVSGPIIADPRLRKLSFTGSTEVGRRLIADAAQNVLRVSMELGGNAPFVVFDDADLDKAVDGAMAAKFRNIGQACTAANRFIVHESIADRFANRLTERVKAMKIGRGTEEGVTIGPLIDGDAVAKAGALVADAVHRGAIVHTGGSAIESEGTFFQPTVISDVQGGSDILREEIFGPVLAIATFRDEDEAVRLANDTQFGLVSYVFTEDLARGHRMIDRLESGMMGLNVGVISNAAAPFGGVKQSGLGREGGAEGIHEYLSTKYTMIPVDPGIPS
- a CDS encoding NAD-dependent succinate-semialdehyde dehydrogenase gives rise to the protein MTDYAVVNPATGETLATYDTFTDAQVDAAVASADAAFRAWSRTPVAERAAAVRRIAQMHRDRRDEFADIIVREMGKPRTAALGEVDFAADIIEYYADHADQITADRPIDIVGDGSAVIRRSPLGVLLGIMPWNFPAYQVARFAAPNLVLGNTILLKHAPQCPQSAALLEEIYEAAGLPAGGYVNVYASNEQAARIIADPRVQGVSVTGSERAGAAVAEAAGRHLKKVALELGGSDPFLVLSTDDLDATVQAAVDARLDNNGQSCNGAKRFIVVDELYDDFVQRFTAAMGRIEASDPTSDDTVLGPLSSEAAAARLQEQIDGALAQGATLLLGGQRTGTYFPPTVLADVTPEMDVYRQELFGPAAVVYRVAGEDEAVALANDTPFGLGSYVFTTDPEQAQRVADGISAGMVYVNLVLADSPELPFGGVKRSGTSRELGLLAADEFVNKKLVRVGP
- the secE gene encoding preprotein translocase subunit SecE — protein: MVQDEPNGEIVAASDRPREKKPNFFQRIAIFIRQVFAELRKVVTPTRQELGKYSLVSLGFVVVMMAIVYGLDVLFVWMVNWVFGTPGGA
- the nusG gene encoding transcription termination/antitermination protein NusG; translated protein: MPDRYTDDADWATAAEQSSEDDEAQDGPVLEAQQRSADAAEHTALHVEEESDDDGADDELDDIDIEDPEADAIVNDALHIDETAEAEAAAEVLTDDAADEQQRRAAEADDEVAPYDGPDVNGEEDRPVLDEEFVDEVDAASAVVDEAEEDAADEEDPYEAFRAELRSLPGKWYVIHSYAGFERKVKANIEQRKSTLEVEDDIYQIEVPMEDVVEIKNGQRKMVTRVRIPGYVLVRMELNEDTWSVVRHTPGVTGFVGNAHNPTPLRFEEAFTMLKSLVEVKEVAPAKGAAAKGGQAAARVIPAEIDFEVGETITIKDGSFAGLPGTISEIKPESGKLTVLVSLFERETPVELSFDQVTKML
- the rplK gene encoding 50S ribosomal protein L11; protein product: MAPKKKVTGLIKLQINAGAANPAPPIGPALGQHGVNIMEFCKAYNAATESQRGNVIPVEITVYEDRSFTFVLKTPPAAELIKKAAGVAKGSSVPHTDKVGKLTKEQVRQIAETKQPDLNANDIEAASKIIAGTARSMGITVED
- the rplA gene encoding 50S ribosomal protein L1, giving the protein MATKSKAYKAAAEKVGTDKFYTPTEAVALAKETGSKKFDSTVEVALKLSVDPRKADQMVRGTVMLPHGTGKTARVIVFANGPAAEAAIAAGADEVGSTELIEKVAAGWTDFDAAVATPELMGQVGRLGKVLGPRGLMPNPKTGTVTPNPAKAVEEIKGGKIEFRVDKHANVHFIVGKASFTAEQLDENLKTALEEIVRLKPASSKGRYIQKGAVSTTFGPGIPLDVNAI
- a CDS encoding amino acid ABC transporter substrate-binding protein, with amino-acid sequence MSRRSILAATLAVTAALALSACSTSATPASSAAAGGEDLGLVKAGTLTVATEGTYRPFSYHDESGKLVGFDVEIAEAVAKKLGLKVSFQETQWDAIFAGLDAGRFDLIANQVSINAEREAKYLFSEPYTVSPGVIIVKDTDDSISSFDDLKGKTTAQSLTSNWYELAQDHGAKVEAVEGWAQAVSLLEQGRVDATINDKLTYLDYVNTKGSTGLKIAAETDDPAKSAFALTKKKTALVDAIDDALTELRADGTLTTISKKYFGTDVTQ
- a CDS encoding amino acid ABC transporter permease; translation: MNDTWKLVLDSFWPLVLAGLRGTIPLALASFAIGLVLALGIALMRISTNPVVSGIARLYVSVIRGTPLLVQLFVIFYGLPQLDIRIDPWPAAIIAFSVNVGGYAAEVIRAAILSVPKGQWEAGFIVGLSRTKTLQRIILPQAARVSVPPLSNTFISLVKDTSLASLILVTELFRVAQNIAAFSYEFMIVYLEAAFIYWIFCLVLSTGQSALEKRLDRHGAH